The following are encoded together in the Kribbella voronezhensis genome:
- a CDS encoding VOC family protein, which translates to MTEQIPLSGVVLDAPDPRELAKFYRQLLGWEIVQDDENWAQLRGPAGSSKISIQREPHHRPPAWPSEPDRQQMQLHLDFEISDLGEAQQRAVSAGATVMDWQPQEEGVRIFADPVGHVFCLFLPGW; encoded by the coding sequence GTGACAGAGCAGATTCCCCTCTCCGGCGTCGTACTGGACGCGCCGGATCCGCGCGAGCTGGCGAAGTTCTACCGGCAACTGCTCGGTTGGGAGATCGTTCAGGACGACGAGAACTGGGCGCAGCTGCGGGGGCCTGCCGGCAGCAGCAAGATCTCGATCCAGCGCGAGCCACACCATCGGCCCCCGGCCTGGCCCAGCGAACCCGACCGCCAGCAGATGCAGCTCCACCTCGACTTCGAGATCTCCGACCTCGGGGAGGCCCAGCAACGCGCTGTCAGCGCAGGAGCGACCGTGATGGACTGGCAGCCGCAAGAAGAAGGCGTCCGGATCTTCGCCGACCCGGTCGGGCACGTCTTCTGTCTCTTCCTGCCCGGCTGGTAG
- a CDS encoding GAF and ANTAR domain-containing protein — MDQPGGAEALGDGEVEPRFDTFTADGMATADAFARLAVELHDSEGVEETIHAVVAFAIQALDCSHAGVATAGRGRKPEIPAVTDPVVAEIYRSQLTYGNGPMTVCMDERVPILVTDTAADNRWPEWAAQVRDLGVRSVFDVPLNSAAGTVGVMGLYSNRPDAFSTDDQAIAHILARHATVAIANARHDATMIQAIDARKLVGQAMGILMERFDLDGDRAFEVLRRYSQDNNVKLRDVAQYLVETRQLPTARHRVNGSRPTSPAP; from the coding sequence ATGGATCAGCCCGGAGGCGCGGAGGCGCTAGGAGACGGCGAGGTGGAGCCGCGGTTCGACACGTTCACAGCCGACGGCATGGCGACGGCGGACGCCTTCGCCCGGCTCGCTGTCGAACTGCACGACTCCGAAGGTGTCGAGGAGACGATCCATGCCGTCGTCGCCTTCGCGATCCAGGCGCTGGACTGTTCGCATGCCGGCGTCGCCACCGCCGGCCGGGGCCGCAAACCCGAGATCCCCGCGGTCACCGATCCGGTCGTCGCCGAGATCTACCGGTCGCAGCTGACCTATGGCAACGGGCCGATGACGGTCTGTATGGACGAGCGGGTGCCGATCCTGGTCACCGACACCGCGGCCGACAACCGCTGGCCCGAGTGGGCGGCGCAGGTCCGCGACCTCGGCGTACGGAGTGTCTTCGACGTGCCGTTGAACTCGGCGGCCGGGACCGTCGGCGTGATGGGGCTGTACAGCAACCGGCCGGACGCCTTCAGCACCGACGACCAGGCCATCGCGCACATCCTTGCCCGGCACGCGACGGTCGCCATCGCGAACGCGCGCCATGACGCCACGATGATCCAGGCCATCGACGCCCGAAAGCTGGTCGGACAGGCGATGGGCATCCTGATGGAGCGCTTCGACCTGGACGGCGACCGCGCCTTCGAAGTACTGCGACGCTACTCCCAGGACAACAACGTGAAACTGCGGGACGTGGCCCAGTACCTCGTCGAGACCCGCCAGCTCCCGACCGCTCGGCACCGCGTGAACGGCAGCCGGCCGACGAGCCCTGCGCCGTAA
- a CDS encoding SigB/SigF/SigG family RNA polymerase sigma factor: MTVSVIDSSQQSLPAQCSSAGDRAAREAATIELFELRERSSDPAEQQELLDRIVELNLEIARGIAHRFRGRGAEIEDLEQVAFLGLMKAATKYRLDAETPFIGYAVPTIRGEVKRYFRDCAWTVRIPRRLQEIQGAVSAKLPELEQRLGREPSIDEVASYLGIEADEVEQAMAARGCFNTLSLDRPAGQEEGLTLADCMAEEEDRAVSQLEAVDMLQPVLADLGQRERRILELRFVEGWTQSEIGREVGVSQMQVSRVLRQILDTLRDRLEPLPSAA; encoded by the coding sequence ATGACTGTTTCTGTGATCGATAGTAGTCAGCAGTCGCTGCCGGCGCAGTGTTCGTCGGCCGGTGATCGGGCCGCCCGGGAGGCGGCGACGATCGAACTGTTCGAACTCCGGGAGCGCAGCAGCGACCCGGCCGAGCAGCAGGAGTTGCTCGATCGCATCGTCGAGCTGAATCTGGAGATAGCCCGCGGTATCGCCCACCGGTTCCGGGGCCGCGGCGCGGAGATCGAGGACCTGGAGCAGGTCGCGTTCCTCGGGCTGATGAAGGCGGCCACCAAGTACCGCCTCGACGCGGAGACGCCGTTCATCGGCTACGCGGTACCGACCATCCGGGGCGAGGTGAAGCGGTATTTCCGCGACTGTGCCTGGACGGTCCGGATTCCCCGCCGGTTGCAGGAGATCCAGGGTGCCGTCTCGGCGAAACTGCCGGAGCTGGAACAACGGCTCGGGCGAGAGCCGTCCATCGACGAAGTCGCGTCGTACCTCGGGATCGAGGCGGACGAGGTCGAGCAGGCGATGGCGGCGCGGGGCTGTTTCAACACCCTGTCGCTGGATCGTCCGGCCGGGCAGGAAGAAGGGCTCACGCTGGCCGACTGCATGGCCGAGGAGGAGGACCGGGCCGTCAGCCAGCTCGAGGCGGTGGACATGCTCCAGCCGGTGCTCGCGGACCTCGGTCAGCGCGAGCGGCGGATCCTGGAACTGCGGTTCGTCGAGGGCTGGACGCAGTCCGAGATCGGCCGGGAGGTCGGCGTCAGCCAGATGCAGGTCTCCCGGGTCCTCCGGCAGATCCTCGACACGCTCCGCGACCGCCTCGAACCCCTCCCCTCGGCCGCCTGA